The Mucilaginibacter rubeus genomic interval AAAAAATACTTTTTCGCCTTCCATATCAAACCAAAACACCTGGTGTGCCGGGCAGTGACCGCCCGAATGCTCATACCTGATGCCTGGCTTAAATTCGCCGCTGCCTTCAATAAAGGTGATTTTAGCGCTTGCCTGTAAAGCTTCAAATATTTCAACATGGTATGACGAGCCTTTGCCGCTCATGCCAAACTCCCATTCCTGTTTATTGATCACGTGCTCGGCCTGCGGAAAGCTCGGTACTAATTTACCATTACGTTCAACCACTAAACCACCCGAGTGGTCATAATGCAGGTGCGACATCATCACCAAAGTAACATCATCAGGATCGAAGCCGGCGTTGCGGATGTTCTGGTGCAGCATTAATTCGTCGCGGGTATCTTTAAAACCAAGACCGGTATCCAATACTATCAAATCGGTTTTTGTTTTAATAAGGAAAGGGTTAACGTGGATGAACAACGAAGCCGGGCGATCTTTGGGGTTATCGGTTTCCGGATTGAACGGGATAAATTTCTTGGTTGCATCAACCGAATAAGAGCCTTCACCTAAAGCAAAAAATTCCATAGTAAACGTAGTATCAGATTTTGAATGTAACTTTGGCTCTTTAACAGAGCATAAGTATATTTACTGTTTCAAGCTGCAAAGATATGAATAAACGTTGGGCGCTAAAGGATAATACAAACCATGATGATGTAATAAAATTAGCCGCCGAACTCAATATCGATACCGTTTTAAGCACCATGCTTGTGCAGCGCGGTATCACCACTTTTGAAGATGCCCGCTACTTTTTCAGGCCCGATCACCGGCACCTGCATGACCCCTTCCTGATGCAGGATATGGAAAAGGCGATACTGCGTATTGAGCAGGCCATAGCCGCGGGCGAAAAAATCATGATTTACGGGGATTATGACGTGGATGGTACTACAGCCGTGGCGCTTACCTACAGTTTTTTCAAAAAGCTTTATAACAATATTGATTATTATATCCCCGATCGTTACAAGGAAGGGTATGGCATCTCTACCCAGGGAATTGACTATGCCGCTGAGCATGGTATTAGCCTGATCATAGCGCTCGATTGCGGCATTAAATCAATTGATAAAATCGACTATGCAAATGAAAAAGGCATTGATTTTATCATCTGCGATCACCACTTGCCGGGAGCATCAATTCCTAACGCGGTGGCTGTGCTTGACCCTAAGCGCGAAGACTGCGAATATCCATATAAAGAATTATCCGGTTGTGGCATCGGCTTTAAACTGATCCAGGCTTACGCCGAAAAGAATGATATCCCGATTGAGGAAGTAAACTGCTATCTCGACCTGGTAGTGATCAGTATCTCCTGCGATATCGTGCATATCACTGGTGAAAACAGGGTGCTGGCGCATTTCGGTTTGCAAAAAATAAATACCGACCCATGTATTGGCGTTAAGGCGTTAATGGAGATAGCGGGGAGGACGGGGCCATATACGATATCGGATGTGGTATTTTTGCTTGGCCCGCGTATTAATGCTGCCGGCAGGATAGACGATGCCAAACATGCCGTTGAACTCCTGATAGCGACAGATAAGGATGCCGCTAAGGAAAAAAGCGCCATGATCAATGTACGCAATACCGAACGAAAAGGGCATGACCTCTCCATTACCGACGAAGCGCTCGGCATGATTGACAATGATGAGGTGCTGATCGCCCGTAAATCAACCGTTGTATTTAACGAAGACTGGCATAAGGGGGTTATTGGTATAGTGGCCTCTCGCCTGACCGAGAAATATTATCGCCCAACAATTGTGCTTACCCGTTCTAACGGCCATGTTGCAGGTTCGGCACGTTCTGTTTTGGGTTATGATTTATACGAAGCCCTTTGTGGATGTAAAGACCTGTTGATTCAGTTTGGCGGGCACAAATATGCTGCCGGTTTAACTATGGAGCCAGAAAACCTTGAAGCCTTTATTGAAAGGTTTGAAGAGGTGGTAAGCTCAACCATAAAACCGGAACAATTGATACAACAAATACAAATTGACGCTGAATTACGTTTAAGCCAGATAGAACCCAAATTTTTCAGGATTTTGAATCAGTTTGCGCCCTTCGGGCCTGAAAATATGGCCCCCGTTTTCATAAGTAAAAATGTGTATGTTAGTGGTAACGCCGGTTTGGTAGGTGGTTCGCATATTAAAATGAGCGTAATGCAGGAAGGATCGGCAGCGTTTGACTGCATAGCCTTTAACCACGGCCAATATCTGGAACAATTGCGGCCTGGTGTGCCGTTTGAAATGTGCTATTCGATAGAAGAAAACGTTTGGCGCGAAAGAAGAACGATACAGTTAAATGTGAAGGGAATTAGATTTTAGAGATTAGAGGTTGGTGAGTTAGGTTCATAGTTGATGGATCACGGTTCATAGCCGTAAGTCTTAATCAACGGAATCAGCGAAATCAAAAAGCTATCAACGGTCAAATATCAGGGTAATCCATGAATCCCATAAATCATGGTTCAAACAAAAATGATACTAAGAGCAGATAATTTAGTTAAAAAATACAAGCAGCGTACCGTTGTAAACGATGTATCGTTTGATGTGGCGCAGGGCGAAATTGTTGGTTTACTTGGGCCTAATGGTGCCGGTAAAACAACTTCCTTTTACATGATAGTGGGTTTGATAAAGCCTAATGAAGGCAGTATCCACCTGGATAATCAAGACATCACCCAGGACCCGATGTACCGTCGCGCCCAAAAGGGGATAGGTTACCTGGCACAGGAGGCTTCGGTATTCCGTAAACTTTCGGTTGAGGATAATATTAAGGCAGTACTTGAAATGGGCGACATGCCCAAGGATAAGCAAAAAGATAAGCTGGAAGAACTGATAGATGAGTTCAGCTTGCATAAAGTGCGCAGAAACAGGGGCGACCTGCTATCGGGCGGTGAACGCCGT includes:
- the recJ gene encoding single-stranded-DNA-specific exonuclease RecJ; the encoded protein is MNKRWALKDNTNHDDVIKLAAELNIDTVLSTMLVQRGITTFEDARYFFRPDHRHLHDPFLMQDMEKAILRIEQAIAAGEKIMIYGDYDVDGTTAVALTYSFFKKLYNNIDYYIPDRYKEGYGISTQGIDYAAEHGISLIIALDCGIKSIDKIDYANEKGIDFIICDHHLPGASIPNAVAVLDPKREDCEYPYKELSGCGIGFKLIQAYAEKNDIPIEEVNCYLDLVVISISCDIVHITGENRVLAHFGLQKINTDPCIGVKALMEIAGRTGPYTISDVVFLLGPRINAAGRIDDAKHAVELLIATDKDAAKEKSAMINVRNTERKGHDLSITDEALGMIDNDEVLIARKSTVVFNEDWHKGVIGIVASRLTEKYYRPTIVLTRSNGHVAGSARSVLGYDLYEALCGCKDLLIQFGGHKYAAGLTMEPENLEAFIERFEEVVSSTIKPEQLIQQIQIDAELRLSQIEPKFFRILNQFAPFGPENMAPVFISKNVYVSGNAGLVGGSHIKMSVMQEGSAAFDCIAFNHGQYLEQLRPGVPFEMCYSIEENVWRERRTIQLNVKGIRF
- the lptB gene encoding LPS export ABC transporter ATP-binding protein → MILRADNLVKKYKQRTVVNDVSFDVAQGEIVGLLGPNGAGKTTSFYMIVGLIKPNEGSIHLDNQDITQDPMYRRAQKGIGYLAQEASVFRKLSVEDNIKAVLEMGDMPKDKQKDKLEELIDEFSLHKVRRNRGDLLSGGERRRTEIARALAAEPNFILLDEPFAGVDPIAVEEIQSMVVKLRTRNIGILITDHNVQETLSITDRAYLLFEGKILESGFPEVLAENEMVRKVYLGANFVLKRKVFPQ
- a CDS encoding MBL fold metallo-hydrolase encodes the protein MEFFALGEGSYSVDATKKFIPFNPETDNPKDRPASLFIHVNPFLIKTKTDLIVLDTGLGFKDTRDELMLHQNIRNAGFDPDDVTLVMMSHLHYDHSGGLVVERNGKLVPSFPQAEHVINKQEWEFGMSGKGSSYHVEIFEALQASAKITFIEGSGEFKPGIRYEHSGGHCPAHQVFWFDMEGEKVFFGGDELPEPEQLLRKFIAKYDMDGRKAMMLREEYGKKAAAEGWKCLFYHSKSFAIGTVETEGDHFKVKPF